A stretch of the Clostridiales bacterium genome encodes the following:
- a CDS encoding type II secretion system F family protein has translation MSEWLIPGLAGASAAAFVYSLITLLFSSERQVRRQLEGLTAYESGQAGHAEPLLMPFVDRVIKPASRSIAATGRLLAPRDYFVRVRQRLVIAGNPYRIEAEQLLALKVIGAAGSAVIVVIAGGIVGAPVGRMALAAAVAGAAGFFGPDIWLQSRMSARRLEIRRTLPDMLDMLTISVEAGMAFDAAVAKIVASRPGALSEEFGRMLQEIQAGISRRDALRALGERTDVPELRTFILAMIQADVFGVSVSNVLRSQSREMRIKRRQFAEEMAQKAPVKIVFPLILCILPATLIVVAGPAIVSVGRAFGLLGG, from the coding sequence TTCTCAAGTGAGAGGCAGGTGCGCCGCCAACTCGAGGGGCTTACCGCATACGAATCTGGACAGGCCGGACATGCCGAGCCGTTGCTTATGCCTTTCGTTGACCGGGTCATCAAACCGGCGTCGCGATCTATCGCTGCCACAGGGCGCCTGCTCGCACCGAGGGACTACTTCGTACGCGTCCGGCAGCGGTTGGTCATCGCGGGAAACCCCTATCGGATTGAGGCCGAGCAGTTGCTCGCGCTCAAGGTGATCGGGGCGGCGGGCTCGGCAGTTATCGTGGTGATTGCGGGAGGGATCGTTGGGGCTCCCGTCGGCCGCATGGCGCTCGCTGCGGCGGTAGCGGGCGCGGCGGGATTTTTCGGGCCGGATATTTGGCTGCAAAGCCGTATGAGCGCGAGGCGGCTCGAAATACGGCGTACTCTTCCCGACATGCTTGACATGCTGACGATCAGCGTAGAGGCCGGGATGGCGTTTGACGCGGCTGTCGCCAAGATCGTCGCAAGCCGACCAGGCGCGCTCTCCGAGGAGTTCGGGCGGATGCTGCAAGAGATCCAGGCTGGCATCTCCCGTCGTGATGCGCTGCGCGCTCTCGGCGAGCGGACCGATGTGCCGGAGCTGCGCACGTTCATTCTCGCTATGATTCAGGCCGATGTGTTTGGTGTCAGCGTGAGCAACGTGCTACGGAGCCAATCGCGTGAGATGCGGATCAAGCGCCGCCAGTTCGCTGAGGAGATGGCGCAGAAAGCACCGGTCAAGATTGTCTTCCCGCTCATCTTATGCATCCTTCCCGCGACGCTGATCGTGGTGGCCGGTCCCGCGATCGTGAGCGTCGGGCGCGCGTTTGGTCTCCTAGGCGGGTAG